In the Clostridium beijerinckii genome, one interval contains:
- a CDS encoding PTS lactose/cellobiose transporter subunit IIA: protein MEQEIFEIISHAGDSRAYAFEALDEAENKNYDKAEEFLKKAREELKLAHSTQTKLIQAEINGKGIKITLLMVHAQDQLMTAMSENVLIEKMVRMYKIMNEK, encoded by the coding sequence ATGGAGCAAGAAATATTTGAAATAATATCACACGCAGGCGACTCAAGAGCATATGCATTTGAAGCTCTAGATGAAGCTGAAAATAAAAACTACGATAAAGCAGAAGAATTTTTAAAAAAGGCTAGAGAAGAACTCAAACTAGCTCATAGCACTCAGACGAAATTGATTCAAGCTGAGATAAATGGAAAAGGAATTAAAATAACGTTACTTATGGTTCATGCGCAAGATCAATTAATGACTGCCATGTCTGAAAATGTTCTAATTGAGAAAATGGTAAGAATGTATAAGATTATGAATGAAAAGTAA
- a CDS encoding 6-phospho-beta-glucosidase, whose amino-acid sequence MNELKIVIIGGGSSYTPEIIEGFIKRKDELPVKEIVLVDIEEGKEKLNIVGALAKRMCEKANLDIRISLTLDRREALSDTDFVVTQFRVGGLDARARDERFPLKYNVLGQETVGPGGFAKALRTIPVILDISRDMKELCPNAWLINFTNPSGIITEAVLKYTNIKCIGLCNVPIHMKMDVVSMLDVSSKDVFIEYVGLNHLVWGRNVWYKGINVTDRVIEKLKDGAELTMKNISDLKWPKKFLDALGMIPCPYHRYYYMTDRLLKEEKDAAKTIGTRAEQVKKIEASLFEKYKDKNLDVKPPELEKRGGAYYSDAAVSLISSIYNDKKDIHTINVKNNGTIKGIPDDSVVEVNCLVDKRGATPLSLTRPVEEKVLGLIHSVKFYEISTIEAGVHGNTNQAIMALANNPLVPSVDIAIKLFEDLCSLNKGYLPQFNK is encoded by the coding sequence ATGAATGAGTTGAAAATTGTAATAATTGGTGGAGGCAGCAGCTATACTCCAGAAATAATAGAAGGATTTATAAAGAGAAAAGACGAACTTCCAGTTAAGGAAATAGTCTTAGTCGATATAGAAGAAGGTAAAGAAAAGCTTAATATAGTAGGAGCTCTAGCAAAGCGAATGTGTGAAAAGGCTAATTTAGACATTAGAATTTCTCTCACATTAGATAGAAGAGAGGCTCTAAGTGATACTGATTTTGTAGTTACACAATTTAGAGTTGGAGGATTAGATGCAAGGGCACGAGACGAGAGATTCCCTTTAAAGTATAACGTATTAGGTCAGGAAACAGTTGGTCCAGGAGGTTTTGCAAAAGCTCTTAGGACAATTCCTGTAATTCTAGATATTTCAAGAGATATGAAGGAATTATGCCCTAATGCATGGCTTATTAATTTTACTAATCCATCAGGAATTATAACAGAAGCTGTATTAAAATATACAAATATTAAATGTATAGGCCTATGTAATGTTCCAATACACATGAAGATGGATGTAGTTTCAATGTTAGATGTGAGCAGTAAGGATGTTTTTATAGAATATGTAGGACTTAATCACTTAGTATGGGGACGAAATGTATGGTATAAAGGCATAAATGTAACTGATAGAGTTATAGAAAAATTAAAAGATGGCGCAGAACTTACAATGAAAAATATATCAGATTTAAAATGGCCAAAGAAATTTCTAGATGCTTTAGGAATGATACCATGTCCGTATCATAGGTATTACTATATGACAGATAGATTGTTGAAGGAAGAAAAAGATGCAGCCAAAACTATTGGGACACGAGCAGAACAGGTAAAGAAAATTGAAGCAAGCTTATTTGAAAAATATAAGGATAAAAATTTAGACGTTAAACCACCTGAGTTAGAAAAAAGAGGTGGAGCATATTATTCGGATGCAGCTGTATCACTTATAAGTTCGATATACAATGATAAAAAAGACATTCATACAATAAATGTTAAAAATAATGGGACTATTAAAGGAATTCCAGACGACTCCGTTGTTGAAGTTAACTGTTTAGTAGATAAGAGAGGTGCAACTCCACTATCTTTGACACGACCTGTAGAAGAAAAAGTTTTAGGCCTTATTCACAGTGTGAAATTTTATGAGATATCAACAATAGAAGCTGGAGTACATGGAAATACAAATCAAGCTATAATGGCACTAGCTAATAATCCACTAGTCCCATCAGTAGATATTGCAATTAAGCTATTTGAGGACTTGTGTTCGTTAAACAAAGGGTATTTGCCACAATTTAATAAATAA
- a CDS encoding PTS sugar transporter subunit IIC codes for MNKFFNWLEKYLLPPMTKLSEQRHLKAIRDGIVSTIPLIIIGSFFLVIAVPPNDWLKQLVAPYVNQIMFPYRLSMGIMALYASFGIAYNLAKSYKLDPLSGGSLGLAAFLLTNVPLNIDPNGWMLSLSSLGGSGMFTAIIMSIFAVEIFRVCKEKNLTIKMPKEVPTSVANSFAALIPAAFIIVPIWIIRDLLNFDIQKFVLSIFTPLVTAGNSLPGILVPILLITLLWGCGIHGDSVVGTVARPIWLAMLDANVAAQAAGQPIPNIAPEPFFQWFVWIGGSGATIGLVILMLGSKSRYLKDIARASLIPGICNINEPVIFGAPIMLNPLLIIPFILGPLICGCVSYFAMTLNLVSKPVILAPWTLPAPIGAYLATGGDWRAIILVLINIAIVTALYFPFLKAYEKKLIKEGMENN; via the coding sequence ATGAATAAATTTTTTAATTGGCTAGAAAAGTACTTATTGCCACCAATGACTAAATTATCTGAGCAGAGGCACTTAAAAGCTATTAGGGATGGTATAGTATCTACTATTCCACTTATAATAATTGGAAGTTTTTTTCTCGTAATTGCAGTTCCGCCAAATGACTGGCTAAAGCAATTAGTGGCTCCATATGTTAATCAGATAATGTTTCCATATCGCTTAAGTATGGGCATAATGGCCTTATATGCATCTTTTGGAATAGCATATAATCTAGCAAAGTCATATAAGCTAGATCCTTTATCTGGTGGAAGCTTAGGTCTTGCAGCATTCTTGCTTACAAATGTTCCATTAAATATTGATCCTAACGGCTGGATGTTATCGTTATCTAGTTTAGGCGGATCTGGTATGTTTACTGCTATTATAATGTCTATTTTTGCTGTAGAAATCTTTAGAGTATGCAAAGAAAAAAATCTAACTATTAAGATGCCAAAAGAAGTCCCAACATCAGTTGCTAATTCTTTTGCAGCTCTTATTCCAGCAGCTTTTATTATAGTACCAATATGGATCATAAGAGATTTATTAAATTTTGATATTCAAAAATTTGTGCTAAGTATATTTACACCTTTGGTAACTGCAGGTAATTCACTTCCTGGAATATTAGTTCCAATCTTGCTTATTACACTTTTATGGGGATGCGGAATACATGGAGATTCTGTTGTAGGTACTGTTGCAAGGCCAATATGGCTTGCAATGCTTGATGCTAATGTAGCAGCTCAAGCAGCTGGACAGCCTATTCCTAATATAGCACCAGAGCCATTTTTTCAATGGTTTGTATGGATTGGAGGGTCAGGAGCAACAATAGGACTTGTAATATTAATGCTAGGCTCTAAATCAAGATACTTAAAAGATATCGCTAGAGCAAGTTTAATCCCAGGAATCTGTAATATTAATGAGCCGGTCATATTTGGAGCTCCAATTATGTTAAATCCATTATTAATAATACCATTTATTCTTGGGCCATTAATTTGCGGGTGTGTATCATACTTTGCTATGACTTTAAATTTAGTATCTAAACCAGTTATTTTGGCACCATGGACATTGCCAGCACCTATTGGCGCTTATCTAGCAACTGGTGGAGACTGGAGAGCAATAATTTTAGTATTAATAAATATAGCTATTGTAACTGCTTTATATTTTCCATTCTTAAAAGCATATGAAAAGAAATTAATTAAAGAGGGTATGGAGAATAATTAA
- a CDS encoding PTS sugar transporter subunit IIB has product MKVLMVCSGGMSSAIVVQAIKKEADKEGFDLEIKAVGTSDFEDEIQQNKYDLVLVAPQVRHRLNGFKDQAKEYSLEVIAIEPMGYTPLGGARVLKQIKSYCK; this is encoded by the coding sequence ATGAAAGTTTTAATGGTTTGCTCCGGGGGAATGTCTAGTGCAATTGTTGTACAAGCGATAAAAAAGGAAGCTGATAAAGAAGGATTTGATCTAGAAATCAAAGCGGTAGGAACTAGCGATTTTGAGGATGAAATTCAGCAAAATAAATATGATTTAGTTTTAGTTGCACCTCAGGTAAGACATAGGCTAAATGGCTTTAAAGATCAAGCTAAGGAATATAGTCTTGAAGTAATTGCTATTGAACCAATGGGATATACGCCTCTTGGTGGAGCAAGAGTTCTTAAGCAAATAAAGAGCTATTGTAAGTAA
- a CDS encoding fatty acid desaturase family protein has product MKELHNIGWYANKISPKLPKNAFKPVPSRLFGGLAYTIIIICGILTITLCRFNNIINFLISLVLGFSFASIGFLGHEILHGTVVKTHWLKNLLGGMAFLPLSIGPNLWIKWHNMSHHANTQHEINDPDAWMSFEQFSNRSFIKYIYKLPLWFRSLFSFSALSISFTLHGTRMFFIYVKEFKRQKSIKLWIQFILPWIIWIGLFFLVETDKWIFSYLLPFLIGNFIVMCYISSNHRLNPLVPINDPLVNSLSVTVPKWLDVLHFNFSYHTEHHLFPGMNPKYYSLVKEEILKLWPDRYHQMPLSSALKLLWKTPRIYYNNEELIDPRNKRIYTSLEKGLKPNKISYHNL; this is encoded by the coding sequence ATGAAAGAACTTCATAATATAGGGTGGTATGCTAATAAGATATCCCCCAAACTACCTAAAAATGCATTTAAACCAGTACCTTCGAGGCTGTTTGGAGGACTTGCATATACAATTATTATAATTTGTGGAATACTCACAATTACTCTATGTAGATTTAATAACATTATAAACTTTTTAATATCTTTAGTTTTAGGCTTTAGTTTTGCATCCATAGGCTTTCTTGGGCATGAAATTTTACATGGCACTGTTGTAAAAACACATTGGTTAAAAAACTTGCTTGGAGGTATGGCTTTTTTGCCCTTAAGCATAGGTCCAAACCTTTGGATTAAGTGGCACAATATGAGTCATCATGCTAACACTCAACATGAAATAAATGATCCAGATGCTTGGATGAGCTTTGAGCAATTTAGCAATAGATCTTTTATAAAGTACATTTATAAACTTCCTTTGTGGTTTCGCTCACTATTTAGTTTCTCAGCATTAAGTATTTCCTTTACTCTTCATGGAACTCGCATGTTCTTTATATATGTTAAAGAATTTAAAAGACAAAAAAGCATAAAACTATGGATTCAGTTTATACTCCCTTGGATTATATGGATAGGTTTATTCTTCTTAGTTGAAACTGATAAATGGATTTTCTCATATTTACTTCCATTCCTTATAGGAAATTTCATTGTAATGTGTTATATATCAAGTAATCATAGATTAAATCCTCTTGTACCTATAAATGATCCTTTAGTTAATAGTCTCTCAGTAACAGTTCCAAAGTGGCTTGATGTTCTACATTTTAATTTTTCTTACCACACAGAGCATCATCTATTTCCAGGAATGAATCCTAAATACTATTCTCTAGTAAAGGAAGAAATATTAAAATTATGGCCAGATAGATATCATCAAATGCCTCTTAGCAGCGCTTTGAAGCTTCTCTGGAAAACTCCTAGAATCTATTATAATAACGAGGAATTAATAGATCCAAGAAACAAACGCATATATACTTCACTAGAAAAAGGATTAAAACCTAATAAAATTTCTTATCATAATCTATAA
- a CDS encoding ABC transporter permease, giving the protein MMKYVLAEIFKYRKAKIKFCTIVLFIPTVISFIIYGFNKKYNSLLLWEGYLNVIFSFLNDIVAPIVYGIIAAYIFGHEYETKTMNVMFTYPINRMKLLFSKLACILYIIAITLILVFFTSIILGFLLKHESLNMDLLIYYFISLLKMIVYHFMLVCITCAVAIYSKNVLPGIIFVISATFANIVIVNTQLSAFYPWSAPVLLSPHEGVGRIFIPYTLSMISLVVIFLIGLAISIRKYRYVE; this is encoded by the coding sequence ATGATGAAATATGTTTTAGCAGAGATTTTTAAGTATAGAAAGGCAAAGATCAAATTCTGTACAATAGTGCTATTTATTCCAACTGTTATTTCATTTATAATATATGGCTTTAATAAAAAATATAATTCATTACTTTTATGGGAAGGTTATTTAAATGTGATATTTTCTTTCCTAAATGATATTGTAGCACCTATAGTTTATGGAATAATAGCTGCTTATATCTTTGGACATGAATATGAAACCAAAACTATGAACGTAATGTTTACTTATCCTATTAATAGAATGAAGCTTTTATTTTCTAAGCTTGCATGCATTCTTTATATTATAGCAATTACTTTAATATTAGTATTCTTCACTTCAATAATTTTAGGATTTTTACTAAAGCATGAAAGCTTAAATATGGATTTACTTATATATTATTTCATATCACTTTTAAAGATGATAGTATATCACTTTATGCTTGTTTGCATAACTTGTGCAGTTGCTATCTACTCAAAAAATGTATTGCCAGGCATAATATTTGTTATCTCAGCTACTTTCGCAAATATAGTAATAGTAAATACACAGTTATCAGCATTTTATCCATGGAGTGCACCAGTCTTGCTAAGTCCACATGAAGGAGTTGGAAGAATCTTTATTCCATATACTTTAAGCATGATATCTCTAGTAGTTATTTTTTTAATTGGGCTCGCTATATCAATTAGAAAATATAGATATGTTGAGTAA
- a CDS encoding ATP-binding cassette domain-containing protein yields the protein MNYILKTDNLTKQYGTQLSVSNLCINIEENDIYGFIGRNGAGKTTTLKMILGLIPATSGKITVLGKEVNKKNISYLRNIGSIIEFPSSYENLTAYENLKLHSNYMGVEDKGIIDECLEKVDLLNDKNKKVKEHSLGMKQRLGIARAILHKPKLLILDEPTNGLDPLGIRDLRNFILRLANEDNMTFIISSHILSELELTVTKLGIIEKGILLKEASMNEINDSYEEYVDVKVDDVKKAQKVLNENLNLDSSLIDDNYLRLNIKRKEMKTNYISKALVNNSVELFELIKHKEGLEDYFVRISGGIRL from the coding sequence ATGAATTATATATTGAAAACTGATAATCTAACAAAACAGTATGGAACACAATTGAGTGTAAGTAACTTATGTATTAACATCGAGGAAAATGATATATATGGGTTTATAGGAAGAAATGGAGCAGGAAAAACAACTACTTTGAAGATGATCTTAGGATTGATTCCTGCAACTAGTGGTAAAATAACGGTTTTGGGAAAGGAAGTTAATAAAAAGAATATTTCTTATTTAAGAAATATAGGATCTATTATAGAATTTCCATCGTCTTATGAAAACCTAACTGCTTATGAGAATTTAAAACTTCATTCTAATTATATGGGGGTGGAAGATAAGGGAATAATAGACGAGTGCTTAGAAAAAGTTGATCTTTTAAATGATAAGAATAAAAAAGTTAAAGAGCACTCATTAGGTATGAAACAAAGGCTTGGTATAGCGCGTGCAATTCTTCATAAGCCAAAGCTTTTAATTTTAGATGAGCCTACTAATGGATTAGATCCACTAGGAATAAGAGATCTTAGAAATTTCATACTAAGACTTGCTAATGAGGACAATATGACTTTTATAATATCAAGTCATATATTAAGTGAACTAGAACTTACAGTGACTAAGCTTGGGATTATAGAAAAAGGAATCTTATTAAAAGAAGCTTCAATGAATGAGATTAATGATAGTTACGAGGAATATGTTGATGTTAAAGTTGACGATGTGAAAAAAGCGCAAAAAGTATTAAATGAAAATTTGAACTTAGATAGTTCATTAATTGATGACAACTATTTAAGACTTAATATAAAAAGAAAAGAAATGAAAACAAACTATATAAGCAAAGCACTAGTAAATAATAGTGTGGAGTTATTTGAATTAATTAAACATAAGGAAGGTTTGGAGGATTATTTTGTAAGGATTTCAGGAGGAATAAGGTTATGA
- a CDS encoding SPFH domain-containing protein, whose translation MNSGTISILIYVGIGILALFILLYGIGFTSIGTDEVGIVEKWWSLKGSVPADGLIALKGEAGYQPHVLRAGVHFKTPFKYKVKKVRLVTIPQGQIGYVFARSGESLADGQTLGKVIPECKSFQDVVAFLNNRGQKGPQRQILREGTYAFNLAQFIIITKDKVHSIFTSKDESEQIETMRSDLLRVNGFIPVVISSSKNLEQDEFGNNIKTKDTIGIVTVNEGPTPDNGAIIAPIVGDGITNEYYHSNFQEPEKFLAAGGRKGKQMQVLTDGVYFINRLFANVDIVPKSIIDIGYVGVVVSYFGEKGEDVSGSDYSHGELVEQGKKGIWRECMMPGKYPFNTYAGKIIPVPTTNVILKWISGQVGDHKLDDNLKEINLITKDAFEPNLPLTVVFNIDYRKASSVIQRFGDIKLLIEQSLDPMVAGYFKNIGQTKTLIELVQDRSAIQEQASKEMKEKFKLYDLELQEVLIGTPAASSTDKRIDLILAQLRDRQVALEEIKTNEAKQKSAEKQRELNEAIAKSAAQAALTQSSIDIEVADNKGKSELKLAEQLALKTQKLAEADKYKRTQEADALRYTKEAEAAANAKATELNAAANAKQVELQAGAEAFKLEKVGAAQALNIKAVAEATAEQETKVGLAKGTAAKALVDAYGGPELQVQQSVLTAFAEALKISKSPLVPQTVIMGGADGKTPNAMEGILSMILANMASANGSIVNTITTAHSDITNQSENSSSKESKIAKKKDNISAKEPEV comes from the coding sequence ATGAATTCAGGAACAATATCAATTTTAATTTATGTGGGTATTGGAATCTTAGCGCTATTTATATTACTCTATGGCATAGGATTTACAAGTATCGGAACTGATGAGGTAGGTATAGTAGAAAAATGGTGGAGCTTAAAAGGATCTGTGCCTGCTGATGGTTTAATTGCATTGAAGGGTGAAGCTGGTTATCAGCCACACGTTCTAAGAGCTGGAGTGCATTTTAAAACTCCTTTTAAGTACAAGGTTAAGAAAGTAAGACTTGTAACAATTCCACAAGGACAGATAGGTTATGTATTTGCAAGATCAGGAGAAAGTCTTGCAGATGGACAAACTTTAGGAAAAGTTATTCCTGAGTGTAAATCCTTTCAGGATGTAGTAGCTTTTTTAAATAATAGAGGGCAAAAAGGTCCTCAAAGGCAAATTCTTCGTGAAGGTACTTATGCATTTAATCTAGCTCAGTTTATCATAATTACAAAGGATAAAGTACATTCAATATTTACTTCAAAGGATGAATCAGAGCAAATAGAAACTATGAGAAGTGACTTGCTTAGAGTTAATGGATTCATTCCTGTAGTTATCTCGAGCTCAAAAAATCTTGAACAAGATGAATTTGGAAACAATATTAAAACTAAAGATACAATTGGTATAGTAACTGTTAATGAAGGACCTACTCCAGATAACGGAGCTATAATCGCTCCAATAGTTGGTGATGGTATTACAAATGAATATTACCATAGTAACTTCCAAGAACCCGAAAAATTCTTAGCTGCTGGTGGTAGAAAAGGTAAGCAGATGCAGGTATTGACAGATGGTGTTTACTTTATTAATAGGTTATTTGCTAATGTGGACATAGTTCCAAAAAGTATTATAGATATTGGTTATGTAGGTGTTGTTGTTAGTTACTTTGGTGAAAAAGGTGAAGATGTATCTGGATCAGATTACTCTCATGGAGAACTTGTTGAGCAAGGCAAGAAAGGTATTTGGAGAGAATGTATGATGCCAGGTAAGTATCCATTTAATACTTATGCAGGTAAAATCATTCCAGTTCCTACTACTAATGTTATATTAAAATGGATTAGCGGTCAGGTTGGAGATCATAAACTAGATGATAATTTAAAAGAAATTAATCTTATAACTAAGGATGCTTTTGAACCTAATCTCCCACTTACTGTAGTGTTTAATATTGATTATAGAAAAGCCTCTTCAGTAATCCAAAGATTTGGTGATATTAAACTTCTTATTGAACAATCACTAGATCCTATGGTTGCAGGTTACTTTAAGAATATTGGACAAACTAAGACTTTAATTGAATTGGTACAGGATAGAAGCGCTATTCAAGAACAAGCTTCTAAAGAAATGAAGGAAAAATTCAAATTATATGATTTAGAATTACAGGAAGTATTAATTGGTACACCTGCTGCTTCTTCAACAGATAAGAGAATTGATCTAATCCTTGCACAACTTAGAGATAGACAAGTTGCATTGGAAGAAATTAAAACAAATGAAGCAAAACAAAAGTCAGCAGAAAAACAAAGAGAACTTAATGAAGCAATTGCTAAAAGTGCAGCTCAAGCGGCTCTTACTCAATCAAGTATCGATATAGAAGTTGCTGATAACAAAGGTAAATCTGAATTAAAACTTGCTGAACAATTAGCTTTAAAGACTCAAAAACTTGCTGAAGCTGATAAGTACAAGAGAACTCAAGAAGCTGATGCTTTAAGATATACAAAAGAAGCTGAAGCTGCCGCTAACGCTAAAGCTACTGAACTTAATGCAGCTGCTAATGCTAAACAAGTAGAATTACAAGCTGGAGCTGAAGCTTTCAAACTTGAAAAAGTCGGTGCAGCTCAAGCTTTAAATATCAAAGCTGTTGCAGAAGCTACTGCAGAACAAGAAACAAAGGTTGGTCTTGCAAAAGGTACTGCTGCTAAAGCCTTAGTTGATGCTTATGGCGGTCCTGAATTACAAGTACAACAAAGCGTATTAACTGCTTTTGCAGAAGCATTAAAGATAAGCAAATCCCCTCTTGTACCACAAACAGTAATTATGGGTGGGGCTGATGGAAAAACTCCTAATGCTATGGAAGGAATTTTAAGCATGATTTTAGCTAACATGGCTAGTGCTAATGGATCAATAGTAAATACTATTACTACTGCACATTCTGATATAACTAATCAATCAGAGAATAGTTCTTCTAAAGAATCAAAGATAGCTAAAAAGAAAGATAATATTTCAGCCAAGGAACCTGAAGTATAA